Proteins from a genomic interval of Bos mutus isolate GX-2022 chromosome 15, NWIPB_WYAK_1.1, whole genome shotgun sequence:
- the C15H11orf42 gene encoding uncharacterized protein C11orf42 homolog: MLVGTPHLLTLDEADATWTLIKDKVIEERFGPNVVAVPFLSDAACYDLLGVLVKQSRPAHSRLALPGRQGRRALQPVGLLPNLLEQAGSEGAFAHCTREYSPNSRAEITYEEMRLLDGQPCRIHLHMGGLRKKMAFLLLPPGQVSLQPSLPWLRSTHSIYIIYQVFSCSWLQLGLLPTAHEPQLLRLQRSLPIAFSCLKFSLQPKGVLGPQKPLIKDPLPQGASWARPNLSIMPPPAPTSASDDIPEAADVPQPVPAPPTPPPQEGPECRPTRFSYKGRNPFRRGPQMLSENWLFSPRNPPPGAQGGGPGDPDRHSMSLPLLQGLSSEFDSDE, translated from the exons GTTATCGAGGAGCGCTTTGGGCCCAATGTAGTGGCAGTACCTTTTCTGTCTGATGCAGCGTGCTATGACCTTCTGGGTGTTTTAGTGAAACAGTCCCGCCCAGCCCACAGTCGCCTGGCTCTGCCAGGTCGGCAGGGCCGGCGGGCACTACAACCAGTGGGGCTGCTACCAAACCTCCTGGAACAGGCAGGCTCTGAGGGTGCCTTCGCACACTGCACTCGAGAATACTCACCAAACAGCCGAGCAGAGATAACCTATGAAGAAATGCGACTGCTGGATGGGCAGCCCTGCCGGATCCACTTACACATGGGGGGTCTACGCAAGAAGATGGCCTTCCTGCTGCTGCCACCAGGGCAGGTGAGCTTACAGCCGTCTCTTCCCTGGCTCCGAAGCACCCACAGCATCTACATCATCTACCAGGTCTTCTCCTGTTCCTGGCTACAGCTGGGGCTGCTGCCGACAGCCCATGAGCCCCAACTGCTCCGGTTACAACGGTCACTGcctattgccttctcctgcctcaAGTTTTCATTGCAACCCAAGGGAGTGCTGGGACCACAGAAGCCCCTGATCAAAGACCCACTGCCCCAAGGGGCCAGCTGGGCCAGACCCAACCTCAGCATCATGCCACCTCCGGCCCCTACATCAGCCTCTGATGATATCCCCGAAGCTGCTGATGTGCCCCAACCTGTCCCAGCCCCACCTACACCACCTCCCCAAGAAGGGCCAGAGTGCAGACCAACCAGATTCTCCTACAAGGGCCGAAACCCCTTCCGAAGGGGGCCTCAGATGCTGTCAG AGAACTGGCTCTTCAGCCCCCGCAACCCCCCACCAGGAGCCCAGGGTGGGGGCCCCGGGGACCCCGACCGGCACTCCATGTCCCTGCCCCTGCTGCAGGGTCTATCCTCGGAGTTCGACAGCGACGAATGA
- the FHIP1B gene encoding LOW QUALITY PROTEIN: FHF complex subunit HOOK-interacting protein 1B (The sequence of the model RefSeq protein was modified relative to this genomic sequence to represent the inferred CDS: inserted 1 base in 1 codon), with protein sequence MERMNWLSRLASRGPGHRVPQGASLQTPVMADPETCLMVFKNHWSQVVRILERQGPRAAPGGADDLSAVRNHTYQMLTLLAEDRAVPLVPTAPGPLLEFALREDLLTRVLTWQLQWDELGDGVEERRAEQLKLFEMLVSEARQPLLRHGPVREALLILLDACGRPVPSSPALDEGLVLLLSQLCVCLAREPSLLEFFLQPPPEPGAAPRLLLFSRLVPFVHREGTLGQQARDALLLLMALSAGSPTVGRYIADHSYFCPVLATGLSALYSSLPRKIEVPGDDWHCLRREDWLGVPALALFMSSLEFCNAVIQVAHPLVQKQLVDYIHNGFLVPVMGPALHKTSVEEMIASTAYLELFLRSISEPALLRTFLRFLLLHRHDTHTILDTLVARIGSNSRLCMVSLSLFRTLLNLSCEDVLLQLVLRYLVPCNHVMLSQKPAVRDVDLYGRAADKFLSLIPRCCRHHASSPPRPEHASWARGPGSPSVDSSSVVTVHRPSTPSRLALFLRQQSLGGSESPAPAPRSPGLATSPASSPGRRPSPVEEPGELEDNYLEYLREARRGVDRCVQACRTWSAPYDGERPPPEPSPVGSRTKKRSLLPEEGRDNAGGGEEDELGSGGLAGGARESLGHLPPPQLNGLPGPWPEGAKKVRRVPKEGAGEPLEDTSEGMAGLEGFGQELRELEVALSNGGAGSEPPLEPSLPLEEEEAYESFTCSPEPPGPFLSSPLRTLNQLPSQPFTGPFMAVLFAKLENMLQNSVYVNFLLTGLVAQLACHPXPLLRSFLLNTNMVFQPSVKSLLQVLGSVKNKIESFAASQEDFPALLSKAKKYLIARGKLDWTEGPAAGPAPRRSDSLVKSRRPSLGELLLRHAHSPTRARQAAQMVLQPGRDGGAGLGLGGGSPGASTPVLPARGGAPERQGEALRVKNAVYCAVIFPEFLKELAAISQAHAVTSPFLLDTSEEGSGSPVSGFGPLNP encoded by the exons ATGGAGAGGATGAACTGGCTGAGCAGACTGGCCTCCCGGGGCCCTGGGCACCGTGTACCACAAGGGGCCAGTCTGCAGACCCCTGTCATGGCTGACCCTGAGACTTGCCTCATGGTTTTCAAGAATCACTGGTCCCAG GTGGTGCGAATCCTGGAACGGCAAGGGCCTCGGGCAGCTCCTGGGGGTGCTGATGATCTCAGTGCCGTGCGCAACCACACTTACCAGATGCTGACACTCCTGGCAGAGGATCGCGCAGTGCCCTTGGTCCCCACAGCTCCTGGGCCCCTGCTTGAGTTTGCTCTGCGTGAGGATCTGCTAACCCGTGTGTTGACATGGCAGCTTCAATGGGATGAGCTTGGGGATGGGGTTGAGGAACGGCGGGCTGAGCAACTGAAACTCTTTGAGATGCTAGTGAGCGAAGCTCGCCAGCCCCTGTTGCGGCATGGTCCAGTTCGTGAGGCTCTACTGATCTTGCTGGATGCCTGTGGCCGCCCTGTGCCCAGTAGCCCAGCACTGGATGAAGGCCTGGTGCTACTTCTCAGCCAGCTGTGCGTGTGTCTGGCCCGGGAGCCTTCATTGCTCGAGTTCTTCCTGCAGCCACCTCCTGAACCTGGAGCTGCTCCCcgtcttctcctcttttctcgCCTTGTCCCTTTTGTCCATCGAGAGGGCACCCTGGGCCAGCAGGCCCGCGACGCCCTACTCCTGCTCATGGCTCTATCAGCTGGAAGTCCCACTGTGGGCCGCTACATCGCAGATCACTCTTACTTCTGCCCG GTGCTGGCCACAGGGCTGAGTGCCCTGTACTCGTCACTGCCCCGAAAGATTGAAGTTCCAGGGGATGATTGGCACTGCCTGCGACGGGAAGATTGGCTTGGAGTGCCAGCCCTTGCGCTTTTCATGAGTTCTCTAGAGTTCTGCAATGCAGTCATTCAG GTGGCTCATCCTCTGGTGCAAAAGCAGCTGGTTGATTATATCCATAATGGGTTCCTGGTGCCAGTCATGGGCCCTGCCCTGCACAAG ACCTCTGTGGAGGAGATGATCGCCAGTACCGCCTATCTGGAACTTTTCCTACGGAGTATTTCAGAGCCCGCCTTGCTCCGTACCTTCCTGAGATTCCTGCTGTTACACCGGCATGACACCCACACCATCCTTGACACCCTTGTTGCCCGTATTGGCAGCAACTCCCGG ctctGCATGGTGTCTTTGAGTCTCTTCAGGACCCTTCTGAACCTCAGCTGTGAGGATGTCCTGCTGCAGCTGGTTCTCAG GTATCTTGTCCCGTGTAACCATGTGATGCTGAGCCAGAAGCCGGCTGTGCGTGACGTGGACCTGTATGGACGAGCTGCAGACAAGTTTCTCTCCCTAATCCCACGCTGTTGTCGGCACCATGCCTCCAGCCCACCTCGTCCAGAGCATGCCTCGTGGGCACGAG GCCCTGGAAGCCCAAGTGTTGACTCCTCTTCTGTGGTGACTGTACACCGGCCCTCCACACCATCTCGTCTAGCCCTCTTCCTGCGACAGCAGAGCCTGGGTGGCTCCGagtccccagccccagcccctcgcTCACCAGGGCTTGCTAcgtccccagcctccagccctgGCCGCCGGCCCAGCCctgtggaggagcctggtgagctggaAGACAATTACCTGGAGTATCTGCGTGAGGCGCGCCGTGGTGTGGACCGCTGTGTCCAAGCCTGCCGTACCTGGTCTGCCCCCTATGATGGCGAGCGGCCCCCTCCTGAGCCTAGTCCAGTTGGCTCCCGGACTAAGAAACGCAGCCTACTGCCTGAGGAGGGCAGGGACAatgcggggggaggggaggaggacgAGCTGGGGAGTGGGGGGCTGGCTGGGGGTGCACGGGAAAGCCTTGgccacctgccccctccccagctcaaTGGGCTGCCAGGACCATGGCCTGAGGGGGCCAAGAAGGTTCGTCGGGTGCCAAAGGAGGGAGCTGGGGAACCACTAGAGGACACTTCTGAGGGCATGGCAGGACTAGAGGGCTTTGGGCAGGAGCTTCGGGAGCTGGAGGTGGCATTGAGCAATGGGGGTGCTGGCTCTGAGCCCCCTCTAGAGCCTTCACTACCtcttgaggaggaggaggcctaCGAGAGCTTCACCTGTTCCCCTGAGCCCCCTGGCCCCTTCCTCAGCAGCCCTTTGCGGACTCTCAACCAGCTGCCAAGCCAGCCCTTCACTG GCCCCTTCATGGCTGTGCTCTTTGCCAAACTCGAGAATATGCTGCAGAACTCCGTCTATGTCAACTTCCTGCTGACGGGGCTGGTGGCCCAGCTGGCCTGtcacc agcccctgctccGCTCTTTCCTGCTCAACACCAACATGGTCTTCCAGCCCAGTGTCAAGTCCCTGCTGCAG GTGCTGGGCTCTGTGAAGAATAAGATTGAGAGCTTTGCAGCCTCCCAGGAGGACTTCCCAGCACTGCTATCCAAAGCCAAGAAGTACCTCATTGCCCGTGGCAAGTTGGACTGGACCGAGGGCCCTGCAGCAGGACCTGCCCCCCGCCGATCTGATTCCCTAG TGAAGAGCCGGAGGCCGTCCTTGGGGGAGCTACTCCTGCGGCATGCACACAGTCCAACCAGGGCTCGGCAGGCGGCACAGATGGTTCTCCAGCCTGGGAGAGATGGTGGCGCAGGACTTGGCCTAGGTGGGGGCTCCCCTGGGGCTTCGACGCCGGTCCTACCCGCCCGGGGTGGGGCCCCTGAGCGCCAAGGTGAGGCTCTGCGAGTCAAGAATGCTGTCTACTGTGCAGTCATTTTCCCTGAGTTTCTCAAGGAGTTGGCTGCCATCTCCCAGGCACACGCTGTCACCTCGCCTTTCTTGTTGGATACTTCCGAGGAGGGGTCTGGCTCTCCTGTCTCAGGCTTCGGGCCCCTCAACCCTTAA